The Methanocella arvoryzae MRE50 DNA window TGATCGCGCTGATCCTCTATGCGTACGCGGGCACCTGGCCCCCTGAGGCGGCCGTCATCGGCACGAGCATGCTGCCTAACCTGCAGGCCGGTGATCTGGTCCTGCTGCAGAGCATCGAGCGCTCTCCGGTCAAAACCTACGAAGAGTCCATCGCCACCGACTATATCACATATAACGGGTACGGCGACGTGATCGTGTATTACCCACACGGGGACACTTCCCGGTCCATGATCATTCACAGGGCAATCCGGTGGGTCAACGAGTCCGAGCCCATGTGGCCCGGCGGCCCGGCGGCCCCTCACGAAGGCTACATCACCCTGGGCGACAACAACCGGGGCGTCTACGACCAGGCCGGCAGCGTCAGCTATAACGATCCTGTGAGGAAAGAGTGGGTCCACGGGGTCGTGAAGTTCAGGGTGCCCTACCTCGGGTATCTCAAGACGCTGGCTCCGAACCTGTAAATTAGCGATAATCCACGATCAGGGGCTCTAAACCCATCCTTTCTGTACCCAGTACAGGTAGTCGTGGGCCCACTTTTCCTTGTTGGCCTTGATCGACTCTCCGAACACTTCCCGGTTCCTCCTGTGGACAGCCTCCTGCTCGGGGTAGGTACGCCGCTCCCGGATCGCTATTACCAGGTCTTTGCCCAGGAGGTATGCTTGTTCGACGGCATCGTTGATCGAGCCGGGGTGCTGGCCTATGGCGGCTACGGCTTTGCCTACGACGGTGGCTCCGCAGCTGACCAGGAACTTGTTCATGTAGTCTGCGACCAGTTCAGCGCCGCTGCTGCCCGTGGTGCACACCGCCATGCCGTGCTTGCCGCTGAACTGCTGGCAGTGGATGGCATCGCTCATGCGGTCCATCAGCGTCTTCATCTGGCCGGTGACGCCGTCCATGTACGACGGGCTGCCCAGGATGAGGCCGTCTGCCTTGAGCATCTTCTCCATCACGTAGGAAAAATCGTCGTCCTGCTCGCACCTGCCCCGGCGGTAGCAGGCGCCGCAGCCCTTGCAAAAGCCGATCCGCAGCCGGGTGGCATCGATGATCTCGGTATCCGCCCCCTCCTGACAGGCTCCTTCGATGGCGGCTTCCATGAGCCGCAGCGTCGAGCTGTTCTTGCCCCGTGGGCTGCCGATGATGCCGGTGACCTTCATACTTATAAAAGTAGACTTCTGCGCATATAGCACTTATGGTGCCGGCATACTCCGAATTATGTGCAACTCTGATAAAATAAGGCTTCTGTGACGGCCTTCAGGCCATCACTTCCTTGCTGAACGGCTCGAGCTTACCGATCATACTCTTGTACTTCCTGATGCCGTCTGCCAGCCCGTTGTCCTCTGAGAGGACGTGTACCTGGTCGATGACGTCGTCTTCGGACTTCGCGTTGGCGAAGTGCAGCGTGGTCTCTCCCCCGCTCTCGATCAGCACGAACTTGCCGTTCATAATCGTCACCAGTCCGCATGCCTGTAACGGCGTCGGGGCGATCTCTTCCAGCACGTCGTCGTCCCCGGTGCAGACGTAGACGCCTCTGGTGTTTAGCCTGTCGGAGAACTTGACCACTTTGATACTTTCGATCTGCTTGACGCTCTGCTCGAGATCCTTGCGGATGTTCTCAGTGATGTTATATGTCAGTACAGTCCTGGGGGTGGTAGCAAATTGGGTCATCATGGCTTTAACCTTCTCCGATTTTACGGATTTCAAGTCATAGGTGTCCCCTTATGTTCTTTAAACCTGTGTTATCGCATCACGGAAAAGACACTGGCCCTCCGCGGTTGTGATCGTTATAGCGTGCGTTTTCCGCGGAAAATGCAGGTTTGAGGCCTACGCATGCCGATTATTGAAATCGGCTTACGTCTCCCCTATTTTAATTATATTAATCATATTATAATTATGTTCATATACGTGCTGCTGAGGATTGTAGTTCGAAGGTAGCACAGTAACTGGCGCTGGTGAAAAGGATAACACCACAGTTATTAGCCTTGGGTGCAGATCACCTTATAAAATATAATAAATTCATCATTAAATTTTGTGAATGAATAATAAATGGTCTTATTAAACCACTTATCAGCATTAACATTACCAGTGGAGTGTCTGACATGAAATACGACGTAGAAACAAGAGAGGGCATTACTCGCGAAAAGGGTGCTGCGAAGCCGGGAGAAAGGGCGGGCCAAACGGGATGCGAGGACCGGGTGCGATTCCTGGAGGGCATACTGGGCAATACCGACGACGGAATCATCGCCCTCGATCACTCAGGAACCGTATCTTACATGAACCCGGCCGCATCCAGGATGTTCGGCTTCAGCTCACCCGACGAGGGCATCAAAATGATGAGGGACCCGGCGGTCTTCGAAGCCCGGTACTCTGACGGGCGGGCAGTGCCTGCCAGCGACGTCCCCCTCGCCCGGGCGGGCAGAGGCATGGATTACCGGGACGAAGAGCTGATCATGAAGCGCAGAGATACCGGCAGGGAGTTCACAGGCTCCTACTCCAGCCATCCCGTCCGGGATGAAAGCGGCAGGCTGCTCTCCAGTGTGGTGACAGTCCGCGACCTCTCGGGAAGGACGGGAGCGACCACACGGGGAGTCACAAATCTGCCGGCGATGCTGAGCACCATCGCTGCCAGCATCCCCCGGGTCGTCATGGCCAACCGGTGCGACATAGTCCTGTACGACGAAAAGGACCGCTCCTTCACTCCTGTCGAGGCGATGTGGCCGGAACGGGAAACGGAAAAAGGGACAAGGCGCGAAGACCGCATGACCTGCATCTCAGCGGAAGACGAGCAGTTGTTCACCCGGAGGGTGATGGAGACGAAGAAGCCCCTGATAGTAGAGGACACCAAGGAAAATCCTCTGTGCACAGCAAACCGGCACATGATCGAGCGGCTGGGCATCAAGTCCGTGGTAGTCCTGCCTCTCATGGACCGGGAACACTTCCTCGGCTCGATGATCCTCGACTCTAACCTGAGCGCCAGAGACTTCTCCGACCAGAGCATGGATACTCTCAACCTGATCGCGAGGACCGTATCCGCGATGATCGCCGAGGCTAAGGAACGGGAGGGGAAACCCGCCGCAACAGCCCACAGATAACTGCCCGGCCTTGTCTGTCGTCCCCGGTATCATCGCCATGCACTTATATAGCTCAAACGACATATCTGCATAAGAATATTTCAGGAGCATTATACATGGCAAAGCTTACTGTATTAGCGATCGGTGCCCACGCCGATCCTTTTGATATGCCGTACCAGTGCGGCGGCACGCTGGCAAAGCTCGCCAAAGCAGGAAACAGAGTAATATGCGTGTCTTCCTGCGAAGAGAACCAGGAAGAGGCAACCCGGGTAGCCACAGTCCTGGGCTGCGAAACCATGTTCCTCGACCTCGAGGAGGGCGAGATCCAGAACGACACCGAGACCGTACACAAGATCGTCGAGCTTATCCGGTCGACAAGGCCCGACATAGTGATCACCCACCAGCCCACCGACTACAACCCGGACCACCGGGCCCTGTCCCAGGCAGTCCTGGGCGCCTGCCTGCTCGCGAGGGTGGGAGAGGTCAAGACCAGGCATGAGCCCTACAAGGTGCCCTGCCTGTACTACTCCGAGACCTCAAGCGGGGTAAACTCCACTGCAGACATCTACGTCGACATCGGGAGCACCTTCGAGACCAAGATCAAGGCGCTGAAAGAACACAAGAGCCTGTACGAGAAAGAGGGCGTCGAACACCTCGGCAGCATAGAGCACCTCATCGAGCGGGAGGAAGCCACCGCGAGGTACAGGGGCATGCAGGTCGAGATCGAGTACGCAGAGGCCTTCTCCCGGGCGGTCAACTACCGGGTCATGCGCGCGTTCAGCACGCTGCCCTTCCCGGATGTGGAAGTCCATAACGAGTAACCCTCAAAGCTGCTCAGGAGTGGCGTACAGGGTAACCATTTGAGGAGATCTTGCTGATGAGTGGTGTACAGGGGAACCATTCGAGAAGCCATTG harbors:
- a CDS encoding S26 family signal peptidase — encoded protein: MAGLRDWIKKFKEKHPEIYSFAQDLIFSLAIVALIALILYAYAGTWPPEAAVIGTSMLPNLQAGDLVLLQSIERSPVKTYEESIATDYITYNGYGDVIVYYPHGDTSRSMIIHRAIRWVNESEPMWPGGPAAPHEGYITLGDNNRGVYDQAGSVSYNDPVRKEWVHGVVKFRVPYLGYLKTLAPNL
- a CDS encoding flavodoxin family protein, encoding MKVTGIIGSPRGKNSSTLRLMEAAIEGACQEGADTEIIDATRLRIGFCKGCGACYRRGRCEQDDDFSYVMEKMLKADGLILGSPSYMDGVTGQMKTLMDRMSDAIHCQQFSGKHGMAVCTTGSSGAELVADYMNKFLVSCGATVVGKAVAAIGQHPGSINDAVEQAYLLGKDLVIAIRERRTYPEQEAVHRRNREVFGESIKANKEKWAHDYLYWVQKGWV
- a CDS encoding PIG-L deacetylase family protein, with the translated sequence MAKLTVLAIGAHADPFDMPYQCGGTLAKLAKAGNRVICVSSCEENQEEATRVATVLGCETMFLDLEEGEIQNDTETVHKIVELIRSTRPDIVITHQPTDYNPDHRALSQAVLGACLLARVGEVKTRHEPYKVPCLYYSETSSGVNSTADIYVDIGSTFETKIKALKEHKSLYEKEGVEHLGSIEHLIEREEATARYRGMQVEIEYAEAFSRAVNYRVMRAFSTLPFPDVEVHNE
- a CDS encoding GAF domain-containing protein, yielding MKYDVETREGITREKGAAKPGERAGQTGCEDRVRFLEGILGNTDDGIIALDHSGTVSYMNPAASRMFGFSSPDEGIKMMRDPAVFEARYSDGRAVPASDVPLARAGRGMDYRDEELIMKRRDTGREFTGSYSSHPVRDESGRLLSSVVTVRDLSGRTGATTRGVTNLPAMLSTIAASIPRVVMANRCDIVLYDEKDRSFTPVEAMWPERETEKGTRREDRMTCISAEDEQLFTRRVMETKKPLIVEDTKENPLCTANRHMIERLGIKSVVVLPLMDREHFLGSMILDSNLSARDFSDQSMDTLNLIARTVSAMIAEAKEREGKPAATAHR